A stretch of the Pseudomonas helvetica genome encodes the following:
- the ccoO gene encoding cytochrome-c oxidase, cbb3-type subunit II: protein MKHETIEKNVGLLLLLMVFAVSIGGLTQIVPLFFQDVTNKPVEGMKPYTALQLEGRDIYIREGCVQCHSQMIRPFRAETERYGHYSVAGESVWDHPFLWGSKRTGPDLARVGGRYSEDWHRAHLYNPRNVVPESKMPAYPWLVANALDSSHTKTKLQVMRTLGVPYTDEDIAGSVETLKGKTEMDALVAYLQVLGTAIKSKR, encoded by the coding sequence GGTCTTCGCGGTGAGCATCGGCGGTCTGACCCAGATCGTCCCGCTGTTCTTCCAGGACGTCACCAACAAGCCGGTCGAAGGCATGAAGCCTTACACCGCGCTGCAGCTTGAAGGTCGCGACATCTACATCCGCGAAGGTTGCGTGCAATGCCACTCGCAGATGATTCGCCCGTTCCGCGCCGAGACCGAGCGCTACGGCCACTACTCGGTAGCCGGTGAAAGCGTCTGGGATCACCCGTTCCTGTGGGGCTCCAAGCGCACCGGTCCGGACCTGGCCCGGGTCGGCGGTCGCTACTCGGAAGACTGGCACCGGGCGCACTTGTACAACCCGCGCAACGTCGTGCCGGAGTCGAAGATGCCCGCCTACCCATGGCTGGTGGCCAACGCGCTGGACAGCAGCCACACCAAAACCAAGTTGCAGGTCATGCGCACCCTCGGCGTTCCGTACACCGACGAAGACATTGCAGGCAGCGTCGAAACGCTCAAGGGCAAGACTGAAATGGATGCGCTGGTCGCCTACCTGCAAGTGCTCGGCACTGCGATCAAGAGCAAGAGGTGA
- a CDS encoding cbb3-type cytochrome c oxidase subunit 3, translating to MFFEISSGMIRGLGTVVVFIAFVGLTLWVFNGKRSPDFAEARLLPFADEPQPDDTTSQETATTRSTRP from the coding sequence ATGTTCTTTGAAATAAGTAGCGGAATGATCCGCGGCCTGGGCACCGTCGTCGTCTTCATAGCCTTCGTCGGCCTGACACTGTGGGTGTTCAACGGCAAACGCAGTCCGGATTTCGCCGAAGCGCGCCTGCTGCCCTTTGCCGACGAACCGCAACCCGACGACACCACCAGCCAAGAAACAGCAACAACAAGGAGTACCCGGCCATGA